A region of Jatrophihabitans sp. DNA encodes the following proteins:
- a CDS encoding PadR family transcriptional regulator has protein sequence MSVKHALLTLLDRAPMHGYQLRAEFEASTGATWPLNIGQVYSTLARLERDGLVTPIEGGDESQRLYAITEAGHAEVANWFSTPVAGEPARNEVAIKLAFAAGTAGLDVAEVVQIQRRATIKALQDYTRARERAGADLAWQLVADSLIFAAEAEIRWLDHCETRLARAARTRPENGSGAPVAAVSVEQPGSRR, from the coding sequence ATGTCGGTCAAGCACGCGCTGCTCACCCTGCTGGACCGCGCTCCCATGCACGGCTACCAACTGCGCGCCGAGTTCGAGGCCTCCACCGGGGCGACCTGGCCGCTGAACATCGGCCAGGTGTACTCGACGCTGGCCAGGCTGGAACGCGACGGTCTGGTGACCCCGATCGAGGGCGGTGACGAGTCACAGCGGCTGTACGCGATCACCGAGGCCGGCCACGCCGAGGTGGCGAACTGGTTCAGCACCCCGGTGGCCGGTGAGCCGGCCCGCAACGAGGTGGCCATCAAGCTGGCCTTTGCCGCCGGCACGGCCGGACTCGACGTCGCCGAGGTGGTGCAGATCCAGCGCCGGGCCACCATCAAGGCGCTGCAGGACTACACCCGGGCCAGGGAACGGGCCGGGGCGGACCTGGCCTGGCAACTGGTCGCAGACTCGCTGATCTTCGCGGCCGAGGCCGAGATCCGCTGGCTCGATCACTGCGAGACCAGGCTGGCTCGCGCCGCCCGGACCAGGCCCGAGAACGGCTCGGGCGCACCGGTGGCCGCTGTGAGCGTCGAGCAGCCGGGCAGCCGTCGATGA
- the glgB gene encoding 1,4-alpha-glucan branching protein GlgB, which produces MSKRQNPAGGAKKPGASPGSGAGPKPPPATGIPPTAEIPPAAAETAAAAQAPAAEIPPAEAPAAEIPAAEAPAAEIPTVTGPATTDISTPPQRPVPSPSPAQTQGTAPAPEERPAPEPSQHDLERVATGTHSGPHSVLGAHPAGSGKTAIRTLRPEASAVSAVIKGERYPLEQLHPGGVFGAVLDVSPTDYRLEVSYGDQKIIVDDPYRWLPTLGELDLHLLGEGRHEQLWDVLGAHVRSYDTPSGQVTGTSFAVWAPNARAVRVVGDFDYWSGRAFPMRSMGGPGIWELFVPGVGDGCRYKFQILGADGEWRDKADPMAFATEVPPATASVVFTSSYVWGDSDWLAARAQTAWHAAPMSIYEVHLGSWRLGLSYRELAEQLVDYVRDTGFTHVELLPVAEHPYGGSWGYQVSSYFAPTSRFGNPDDFRYLVDALHQAGIGVIVDWVPAHFPKDSFALARFDGTPLYEHADPRRGEQPDWGTYVFNFGRSQVRNFLVANALYWLEEYHIDGLRVDAVASMLYLDYSRKAGEWLPNIHGGRENLEAVAFLQEMNATVYKRVPGVITVAEESTSWPGVTRPTHLGGLGFGFKWNMGWMHDTLGYIEHQPIHRQFHHHEMTFSMVYAYSENYVLPFSHDEVVHGKGSLLNKIPGDRWQQMATLRALYAFMWAHPGKQLIFQGSEFAQGGEWSEGRTLDWWLLDGADHAGVRRVVSDLNRLYRGERALWSQDTLPQGFGWIDANDASGNVFSFLRWGDDGSVLACVVNFSATPHEHYRLGLPREGRWDEVLNTDAEIYGGSGVGNLGAVTAAGGSWHGQPTSATVRVPPLGAIWLRYDAATSLAGAGLAEAGVADVAQTGAALADAGQAELGHAPAGQPGTAQARAAQADEAQADTAQADAAQADTAQADAAQADAAQADAAQADAAQADEAQVDAARIADELPDLDQP; this is translated from the coding sequence ATGAGCAAGAGGCAGAACCCCGCCGGCGGAGCCAAGAAGCCCGGGGCCTCGCCCGGGTCCGGCGCGGGGCCGAAACCGCCTCCCGCCACCGGCATCCCGCCCACCGCCGAGATCCCGCCCGCCGCCGCTGAGACGGCAGCCGCCGCCCAGGCGCCAGCCGCTGAGATCCCTCCCGCCGAGGCGCCAGCCGCCGAGATCCCGGCCGCCGAGGCGCCGGCCGCCGAGATCCCGACCGTCACCGGGCCGGCGACCACCGACATCTCCACCCCGCCGCAGCGGCCGGTCCCGAGCCCGAGCCCGGCCCAGACCCAGGGCACCGCGCCGGCGCCCGAGGAGCGGCCGGCCCCGGAGCCCAGCCAGCACGACCTGGAGCGGGTCGCCACCGGTACCCACTCCGGCCCGCATTCGGTCCTCGGCGCACACCCGGCCGGCTCGGGCAAGACCGCCATCCGCACCCTGCGCCCGGAGGCCAGCGCGGTCAGCGCGGTCATCAAGGGCGAGCGCTACCCGCTGGAGCAGCTGCATCCCGGCGGGGTCTTCGGCGCGGTGCTCGACGTCAGCCCGACCGACTACCGGCTCGAGGTCAGCTACGGCGACCAGAAGATCATCGTCGATGACCCGTACCGGTGGCTGCCCACGCTGGGCGAGCTGGACCTGCACCTGCTCGGCGAGGGCCGTCACGAGCAGCTGTGGGACGTCCTGGGCGCGCATGTGCGCAGCTACGACACGCCGTCCGGCCAGGTCACCGGCACCTCGTTCGCGGTCTGGGCGCCCAACGCGCGGGCCGTCCGGGTGGTCGGTGACTTCGACTACTGGTCGGGCCGGGCGTTCCCGATGCGCTCGATGGGCGGCCCCGGCATCTGGGAGCTGTTCGTGCCCGGGGTGGGCGACGGCTGCCGCTACAAGTTCCAGATCCTCGGCGCCGACGGCGAGTGGCGCGACAAGGCCGACCCGATGGCCTTTGCCACCGAGGTGCCACCGGCCACCGCCTCGGTGGTGTTCACCTCCTCCTACGTCTGGGGTGACAGCGACTGGCTGGCGGCCCGCGCGCAGACCGCCTGGCACGCCGCCCCGATGTCGATCTACGAGGTGCACCTGGGCTCGTGGCGGCTGGGGCTGAGCTATCGCGAGCTGGCCGAGCAACTGGTCGACTACGTCCGCGACACCGGCTTCACCCACGTCGAACTGCTGCCGGTGGCCGAGCACCCGTACGGCGGCTCGTGGGGTTACCAGGTCTCCTCCTACTTCGCCCCGACCTCTCGGTTCGGCAATCCGGACGACTTCCGCTACCTGGTCGACGCGCTGCACCAGGCCGGCATCGGCGTCATCGTGGACTGGGTGCCGGCGCACTTTCCGAAGGACTCGTTCGCGCTGGCCCGCTTCGACGGCACCCCGCTCTACGAGCACGCCGACCCGCGCCGGGGCGAGCAGCCGGACTGGGGCACCTACGTCTTCAACTTCGGGCGCAGCCAGGTCCGCAACTTCCTGGTCGCCAATGCCCTGTACTGGCTGGAGGAATACCACATCGACGGCCTGCGGGTGGACGCCGTGGCCTCGATGCTCTACCTGGACTACTCGCGCAAGGCCGGCGAGTGGCTGCCCAACATCCACGGCGGACGCGAGAACCTGGAGGCGGTCGCCTTCCTGCAGGAGATGAACGCCACCGTCTACAAGCGGGTGCCCGGCGTGATCACCGTCGCCGAGGAGTCGACGTCCTGGCCGGGCGTGACCCGCCCGACCCACCTGGGCGGTCTCGGTTTCGGCTTCAAGTGGAACATGGGCTGGATGCACGACACGCTCGGCTACATCGAGCACCAGCCGATCCACCGGCAGTTCCACCACCACGAGATGACGTTCTCGATGGTCTATGCCTACTCGGAGAACTACGTGCTGCCGTTCAGCCACGACGAGGTGGTGCATGGCAAGGGCTCGCTGCTGAACAAGATCCCCGGCGACCGCTGGCAGCAGATGGCGACGCTGCGGGCGCTGTATGCCTTCATGTGGGCCCATCCCGGCAAGCAGCTGATCTTTCAGGGCTCGGAGTTCGCCCAGGGCGGTGAGTGGAGCGAGGGCCGCACCCTGGACTGGTGGCTGCTCGACGGCGCCGATCATGCCGGCGTGCGCAGGGTGGTCAGCGATCTGAACCGGCTCTACCGCGGCGAGCGGGCGCTGTGGTCCCAGGACACGCTGCCGCAGGGCTTCGGCTGGATCGACGCCAACGACGCCAGCGGCAACGTGTTCTCGTTCCTGCGCTGGGGTGACGACGGCTCGGTGCTGGCGTGCGTGGTCAACTTCTCGGCCACGCCGCACGAGCACTACCGGCTGGGCCTGCCCCGCGAGGGCCGCTGGGACGAGGTGCTCAACACCGACGCCGAGATCTACGGCGGCTCCGGGGTGGGCAACCTGGGCGCGGTCACCGCCGCGGGCGGCAGCTGGCACGGCCAGCCCACCTCGGCGACCGTCCGGGTGCCGCCGCTGGGTGCGATCTGGTTGCGGTACGACGCCGCCACGTCGTTGGCCGGGGCGGGGCTCGCCGAGGCAGGGGTGGCCGATGTGGCGCAGACCGGCGCGGCGCTGGCCGACGCCGGCCAGGCTGAGCTGGGCCACGCTCCCGCTGGTCAACCTGGCACGGCGCAGGCCCGCGCGGCGCAGGCTGACGAAGCGCAGGCTGACACCGCGCAGGCCGACGCGGCGCAGGCTGACACCGCGCAGGCCGACGCGGCACAGGCCGACGCGGCACAGGCCGACGCGGCGCAGGCCGACGCGGCACAGGCTGACGAAGCCCAGGTCGACGCGGCCCGGATCGCGGACGAGCTGCCCGACCTCGATCAGCCCTAG
- a CDS encoding FtsX-like permease family protein, which yields MTPISPAWTALLRMGHRQVRRNRLRSVLIVALIALPVASVTLADVLIRSTPLDAGQRAEKLLGNADARLHFYDDEAIVQSLDGLQGGLNLPGFGFGSVGTGVPYKPPSTAQVRSWLPRSSLVQPERSEPAVLKTRAGATTIQLTGLDLTVAATRPALTLVAGSWSAGPAEISLSEDLARTAGLSVGDTVTLRQPAATLKLVAIVHDRYAHHYRFAAVSPATLATLVPATRSGNPNSWMDDPTSWIVVQPGGVSWSDVLELNRHGLLVTSRSVLLDPPPPSAVPRHHQQPAGGTSRSTVLIGAGVGLAVLQLALLAGPAFAVSARRRQHDLALIAAIGGDRKVLRRTLLVESLVLGAVAGGLGCALGIATAVAYRGWHDGILGPLRLHPAELAGIAVLGLCSAMAGALLPAQWAARLDVVAALSGRRGVTRTPWRLSLLGLLAVGAGLLVWAIGMSRGEVLVILPGLALCELGVLALTPGLLRLAGRLAPRLPVAVRIALRDAARSRSAAVPALAAVLAVTIASTAIAIYLSSVSARERMLYRPQLPSGVALVRIPVDRPDAAPPAGKALATHLDTRRTAVLNTPGGCSDCGGVSVLRPEVNRCPEPYNRQDLRCQDAEVQGYVAFDSPVLVLDPDQLAVLVSGPDPADVAALRAGSLLLTSALDLTGPDHAVITSQADTEPGTLRVPAAVLRSATDFHFSAVMSSATAAKLRFQVVPIAVIAQLAGPATGSQEEALTAALADNDLQVQIEHGYVDDFRAGLLATLLAALIIAMGATVLATALAVVDSRPELATLWAIGASPGLRRRLSVARAGVVALLGVLVGTALGFLPPLVVIDARRRTAGPPVDDPYPLSIPWWPSIIGTAVLIPLAAMLIAGLMTRARPPEPLRAGSAP from the coding sequence ATGACTCCGATCAGCCCGGCCTGGACGGCGCTGCTGCGGATGGGGCACCGCCAGGTCCGGCGCAACCGGCTGCGCAGCGTCCTGATCGTGGCGCTGATCGCCTTACCGGTCGCCTCGGTCACGCTGGCCGATGTGCTGATCCGCAGCACTCCACTGGACGCCGGACAGCGTGCCGAGAAGTTGCTGGGCAACGCCGACGCCCGGCTGCACTTTTACGACGACGAAGCGATCGTGCAGAGCCTGGACGGCCTGCAAGGCGGCTTGAACCTGCCGGGTTTCGGCTTCGGCTCCGTCGGTACCGGGGTGCCCTACAAACCGCCGAGCACGGCACAGGTGAGATCCTGGTTGCCGCGCAGCAGCCTGGTCCAGCCCGAGCGGAGCGAGCCGGCGGTGCTGAAGACCAGGGCCGGAGCCACCACCATCCAGCTGACCGGCCTGGACCTGACGGTCGCGGCCACCCGGCCGGCACTCACCCTGGTAGCCGGCTCTTGGTCGGCCGGACCGGCAGAGATCAGCCTCAGCGAGGACCTGGCCCGCACCGCCGGCCTGAGCGTCGGCGACACGGTGACCCTGCGGCAACCGGCGGCGACCCTGAAGCTGGTGGCCATCGTGCATGACCGGTACGCCCACCACTACCGGTTCGCGGCGGTCTCGCCGGCCACGCTGGCCACCCTGGTCCCCGCCACCCGGTCGGGCAACCCGAACAGCTGGATGGATGACCCGACCAGCTGGATCGTCGTGCAGCCCGGCGGCGTCAGCTGGAGCGATGTCCTGGAACTGAACCGGCACGGCCTGCTGGTCACCTCCCGGTCGGTGCTGCTCGACCCGCCCCCACCATCAGCGGTCCCCCGCCACCACCAGCAGCCGGCGGGCGGCACCAGCAGGTCCACCGTCTTGATCGGGGCCGGGGTCGGGCTTGCCGTCCTGCAACTGGCGCTGCTGGCCGGCCCGGCGTTCGCGGTCAGCGCGCGCCGTCGCCAGCACGACCTGGCGCTGATCGCGGCCATCGGCGGTGACCGCAAGGTGCTGCGGCGCACGCTGCTCGTCGAAAGCCTGGTACTCGGTGCGGTGGCCGGCGGGCTGGGCTGCGCGTTGGGCATCGCGACCGCGGTGGCCTACCGCGGCTGGCACGACGGCATCCTCGGACCGCTGCGGCTGCACCCTGCCGAGCTGGCCGGCATCGCCGTGCTGGGCCTGTGCTCGGCCATGGCCGGTGCGCTGTTACCGGCCCAGTGGGCTGCCCGCCTCGATGTGGTGGCGGCCCTGTCCGGCCGGCGAGGGGTCACCCGGACACCGTGGCGGCTGTCGCTGCTCGGACTGCTGGCAGTGGGAGCCGGCTTGCTGGTATGGGCGATCGGAATGTCACGGGGCGAGGTGCTGGTGATCCTGCCCGGCCTGGCGCTGTGCGAGCTGGGCGTGCTCGCCCTCACCCCGGGCCTGCTGCGCCTGGCCGGCCGGCTGGCGCCCCGGTTGCCGGTGGCAGTCCGGATCGCGTTGCGTGATGCGGCCCGCAGCCGCTCGGCGGCGGTGCCGGCACTTGCCGCGGTGCTGGCGGTGACGATCGCCAGCACCGCCATCGCGATCTACCTCTCGTCGGTGTCGGCGCGGGAGCGGATGCTGTACCGCCCGCAGTTGCCCTCGGGGGTGGCGCTGGTGCGTATCCCCGTTGACCGGCCGGACGCCGCGCCGCCAGCCGGCAAGGCGTTGGCCACCCACCTGGACACGCGGCGAACAGCCGTCCTGAACACCCCCGGCGGCTGCTCCGACTGTGGCGGGGTGAGCGTCCTGCGGCCAGAGGTCAACCGGTGCCCGGAACCCTACAACCGGCAGGATCTCCGCTGCCAGGACGCGGAGGTGCAGGGCTACGTCGCGTTCGACAGCCCGGTGCTGGTGCTCGATCCTGATCAACTGGCGGTCCTGGTAAGTGGGCCGGACCCCGCCGACGTGGCCGCGCTACGGGCCGGCAGCCTGCTGCTCACCTCGGCGCTGGATCTCACCGGTCCTGACCACGCCGTCATCACCAGCCAGGCCGACACCGAACCCGGAACCCTCAGGGTGCCGGCGGCGGTGCTGCGTTCGGCCACCGACTTCCACTTCTCCGCCGTGATGTCATCGGCCACCGCGGCCAAGCTGCGGTTTCAGGTGGTGCCGATCGCGGTGATCGCCCAGCTGGCCGGTCCGGCCACTGGCAGCCAGGAGGAGGCATTGACTGCCGCCCTGGCCGACAACGACCTGCAGGTGCAGATCGAGCACGGCTATGTCGACGACTTCCGCGCCGGCCTGCTGGCGACGCTGCTTGCTGCGCTGATCATCGCCATGGGCGCCACCGTCCTGGCCACCGCGCTGGCGGTGGTCGATTCCCGACCGGAGCTGGCGACGCTGTGGGCGATCGGGGCCAGTCCCGGGCTCCGGCGCCGGCTGAGCGTGGCCCGGGCCGGCGTGGTGGCCCTGCTCGGGGTGCTGGTCGGCACTGCATTGGGTTTCCTGCCACCGCTGGTGGTGATCGACGCCCGCCGGCGCACTGCGGGCCCGCCCGTCGATGACCCGTATCCGCTGTCTATCCCATGGTGGCCGAGCATCATCGGCACCGCCGTGCTGATCCCGCTGGCGGCCATGCTGATCGCGGGCCTGATGACCCGGGCCAGGCCGCCCGAACCACTGCGCGCCGGCAGTGCTCCGTGA
- a CDS encoding aminoglycoside phosphotransferase: MRVETTEVSRVLRDWLTHQRWFAGKSRESTVQARLLATLADQPHLVQIWLADVSYAQGVEHYQVPLVLRTEAAEQLSHAFVGSVPDADGGRPIELYDALHDKEVTGLWLRAMAQQSTVDGVSFVRVVEPEEIPVSEWSLALSAEQSNTSLVFGDVAIMKVFRRLEAGLNPDIEIHAALGELGGRHVAKLMGYVTAELDSETWSLAMLQEFMTTASDGWQLATSSVRDLMAEADLHAEEAGGDFAAEANRLGISTAEVHADLAAAFGITELDQAELADRAAAMNARLIAALSEVPELAEVADGLRQAYAEFAELPGKVLAQRVHGDLHLGQVLRTAYRWVILDFEGEPAKAISDRQAPDSPIRDVAGMLRSFDYAARHQLIDMGSTPQSEFRAAEWAERNRAAFCAGYAQAGGQDPQEAAVLLRAFEADKAVYESVYEARNRPNWLPIPLASLHRLAGKA, encoded by the coding sequence ATGAGGGTCGAGACCACCGAGGTGAGCCGGGTGTTGCGGGACTGGCTGACCCACCAGCGCTGGTTCGCGGGCAAGTCCCGGGAGTCGACGGTGCAGGCCCGGCTGCTGGCCACCCTGGCCGATCAGCCGCACCTGGTGCAGATCTGGCTGGCCGACGTCAGTTACGCCCAGGGCGTCGAGCATTACCAGGTGCCGCTGGTGCTGCGCACCGAGGCGGCCGAGCAGCTGAGCCATGCCTTCGTCGGCTCGGTCCCCGACGCCGACGGCGGGCGGCCCATCGAGCTCTACGACGCCCTGCACGACAAGGAGGTCACCGGGCTGTGGTTGCGGGCGATGGCCCAGCAGAGCACGGTGGACGGGGTGAGTTTCGTCCGGGTGGTCGAGCCCGAGGAGATCCCGGTTAGCGAGTGGAGCCTGGCGCTGAGCGCCGAGCAGTCCAACACCTCGCTGGTCTTCGGCGATGTGGCCATCATGAAGGTGTTCCGGCGGCTGGAAGCCGGCTTGAACCCCGACATCGAGATCCACGCCGCACTGGGCGAGCTGGGCGGCCGGCACGTGGCCAAGCTGATGGGCTACGTCACCGCCGAGCTGGACTCCGAGACCTGGAGCCTGGCGATGCTGCAGGAGTTCATGACGACGGCTTCGGACGGCTGGCAGCTGGCCACCAGCAGCGTCCGCGATCTGATGGCCGAGGCCGACCTGCACGCCGAGGAGGCGGGCGGTGACTTCGCCGCCGAGGCGAACCGGCTCGGGATCTCGACCGCCGAGGTGCACGCCGACCTGGCCGCCGCGTTCGGCATCACCGAGTTGGACCAGGCAGAGCTGGCCGACCGGGCGGCCGCCATGAACGCCCGGCTGATCGCGGCGCTGTCGGAGGTGCCGGAGCTGGCCGAGGTCGCCGACGGCCTGCGGCAGGCCTACGCCGAGTTCGCCGAGCTGCCCGGCAAGGTGCTGGCCCAACGGGTGCACGGCGACCTGCACCTCGGACAGGTGCTGCGGACCGCCTACCGCTGGGTGATCCTGGACTTCGAGGGCGAGCCGGCCAAGGCCATCAGTGACCGGCAGGCCCCCGACTCCCCCATCCGCGACGTCGCCGGCATGCTGCGCAGCTTCGACTACGCGGCCCGGCACCAGCTGATCGACATGGGCAGCACGCCGCAGTCGGAGTTCCGCGCCGCCGAGTGGGCTGAGCGCAACCGCGCCGCGTTCTGCGCCGGCTACGCCCAGGCCGGCGGCCAGGACCCGCAGGAAGCGGCCGTGCTGCTGCGCGCCTTCGAAGCCGACAAGGCCGTCTACGAGTCGGTGTACGAGGCCCGCAACCGCCCGAACTGGCTGCCCATCCCCCTGGCGTCCCTGCACCGATTGGCAGGCAAGGCATGA
- the treS gene encoding maltose alpha-D-glucosyltransferase, whose protein sequence is METELNHPVSDVPDPEWFKRAVFYEVLVRGFADSNGDGTGDLKGLTGKLDYLQWLGVDCLWLPPFFPSPLRDGGYDVADYTDVLPEFGTIEDFRDFLNAAHDRGIRVIIDFVMNHTSDQHPWFQESRKDPEGPYGDFYVWADDDTRYPEARVIFVDTEPSNWTFDPVRKQYFWHRFFSHQPDLNFDNPAVVEAIMDALRFWLDLGIDGFRLDAVPYLFVRDGTNGENLPETHQVLKQIRKEVDANYPDRVLLCEANQWPNDVVEYFGDYSVGGDECHMAFHFPVMPRIFMAVRRENRYPISEILAQTPPIPDKCQWGIFLRNHDELTLEMVTDEERDYMWSEYAQDPRMKANIGIRRRLAPLLDNDLNRIELFTALLLSLPGSPVLYYGDEIGMGDNIWLGDRDGVRTPMQWTPDRNAGFSSCDPGRLYLPVNLDSIYGYQVTNVESQTRNTSSLLHWTRRMIGLRKANPAFGLGTFTDLGGSNPCVLSFVRAFGDDVVLCVNNLSRFPQAVELDLRAWQGSEPIEMTGGSHFPAIGELPYLLTVAGHGFYWLRIPVHQLPGGSGLPAAAGVLDWPQEGVERARREWEQHGDARSGGSGERGDDR, encoded by the coding sequence TTGGAAACCGAACTGAACCATCCCGTCTCCGACGTGCCTGATCCCGAATGGTTCAAGCGCGCGGTGTTCTACGAAGTCCTCGTCAGGGGCTTCGCTGACTCCAACGGCGATGGCACCGGCGACCTCAAGGGCCTGACCGGCAAGCTCGACTACCTGCAGTGGCTCGGGGTGGACTGCCTCTGGCTGCCCCCGTTCTTCCCCTCACCGCTACGCGACGGCGGCTACGACGTCGCCGACTACACCGACGTGCTGCCCGAGTTCGGAACCATCGAGGACTTCCGGGACTTCCTCAACGCCGCTCACGACCGCGGCATCCGGGTGATCATCGACTTCGTCATGAACCACACCTCCGACCAGCATCCGTGGTTCCAGGAGTCGCGCAAGGATCCCGAGGGCCCGTACGGCGACTTCTACGTCTGGGCCGACGACGACACCCGCTACCCCGAGGCCCGGGTCATCTTCGTCGACACCGAGCCGTCGAACTGGACGTTCGACCCGGTGCGCAAGCAGTACTTCTGGCACCGGTTCTTCTCCCACCAGCCGGACCTGAACTTCGACAACCCCGCGGTGGTCGAGGCGATCATGGACGCGCTGCGGTTCTGGCTCGACCTGGGCATCGACGGCTTCCGGCTCGACGCGGTGCCCTACCTGTTCGTCCGGGACGGCACCAACGGCGAGAACCTGCCCGAGACCCACCAGGTCCTCAAGCAGATCCGCAAGGAGGTCGACGCCAACTACCCCGACCGGGTGCTGCTGTGCGAGGCCAACCAGTGGCCCAACGACGTGGTGGAGTACTTCGGCGACTACTCGGTCGGCGGCGACGAGTGCCACATGGCCTTCCACTTCCCGGTGATGCCGCGGATCTTCATGGCGGTCCGCCGCGAGAACCGGTACCCGATCTCGGAGATCCTGGCCCAGACCCCGCCGATCCCGGACAAGTGCCAGTGGGGGATCTTTCTGCGCAACCACGACGAGCTGACCCTGGAGATGGTCACCGACGAGGAACGCGACTACATGTGGAGCGAGTACGCCCAGGACCCGCGGATGAAGGCCAACATCGGGATCCGGCGGCGGCTCGCGCCGCTGCTGGACAACGACCTCAACCGGATCGAGCTGTTCACCGCGCTGCTGCTGTCGCTGCCCGGCTCGCCGGTGCTGTACTACGGCGACGAGATCGGGATGGGCGACAACATCTGGCTCGGTGACCGCGACGGCGTCCGGACCCCGATGCAGTGGACGCCCGACCGCAACGCCGGCTTCTCCAGTTGCGACCCGGGACGGCTATACCTGCCGGTCAACCTCGACTCGATCTATGGCTACCAGGTCACCAACGTCGAGTCCCAGACCCGCAACACCTCCTCGCTGCTGCACTGGACCCGGCGGATGATCGGCCTGCGCAAGGCCAATCCGGCCTTCGGCCTCGGCACCTTCACCGACCTGGGCGGGTCCAACCCGTGCGTGCTGTCCTTCGTCCGGGCCTTCGGCGACGACGTGGTGCTGTGCGTGAACAACCTGTCCCGGTTCCCGCAGGCGGTCGAGCTGGACCTGCGGGCCTGGCAGGGCTCCGAGCCGATCGAGATGACCGGCGGCAGCCACTTCCCGGCGATCGGCGAGTTGCCCTACCTGCTGACGGTGGCCGGCCACGGCTTCTACTGGCTGCGCATTCCGGTGCACCAGCTGCCCGGCGGCAGCGGCCTGCCGGCGGCTGCCGGAGTGCTGGACTGGCCCCAGGAAGGCGTGGAGCGGGCCCGCCGGGAGTGGGAGCAGCACGGCGACGCCAGATCGGGCGGCTCGGGCGAGAGAGGGGATGACCGATGA
- a CDS encoding ABC transporter ATP-binding protein encodes MSGRRKRRDQAGPPVATFDEIGSASTAVLALREVTRTYGSEELAVHALGGITLSVAAGELVAIMGPSGSGKSSLLAIAGGLDRPGSGDVLLSGESLLNMSPRQLAALRRRSIGYVFQRLNLIPSLTAAENVMLPRELDGVPTRQARAEADAALDEVGLAGLADRFPDELSGGQQQRVAIVRALIGDRKLILADEPTGALDSQTGEDVLRLLRARCDAGATGLLVTHDARHAGWADRVVFLRDGVVIDQTEPSPDSDSLLSQTGR; translated from the coding sequence ATGAGCGGCCGGCGCAAGCGGCGCGACCAGGCCGGACCGCCGGTGGCCACCTTCGATGAGATCGGCTCCGCCAGCACCGCGGTGCTGGCGCTGCGCGAGGTGACCCGCACCTACGGCAGCGAAGAACTGGCGGTGCACGCCCTGGGCGGGATCACCCTCAGCGTCGCCGCCGGTGAACTGGTGGCGATCATGGGGCCCTCCGGCTCGGGCAAGTCCAGCCTGCTCGCCATCGCCGGCGGCCTGGACCGGCCCGGTTCCGGCGACGTCCTGCTCAGCGGCGAGAGCCTGCTGAACATGAGCCCGCGGCAACTGGCCGCACTGCGCCGCCGGTCGATCGGCTACGTCTTCCAGCGGCTGAACCTGATCCCGTCGCTGACCGCCGCCGAGAACGTCATGCTGCCTCGCGAGCTCGACGGGGTTCCGACCCGGCAGGCTCGCGCCGAGGCGGATGCGGCGCTGGACGAGGTGGGCCTGGCCGGGCTGGCCGACCGGTTTCCCGACGAGCTGTCGGGCGGCCAGCAGCAACGGGTTGCCATCGTCCGGGCGCTGATCGGCGACCGGAAGCTGATCCTGGCCGACGAGCCCACCGGGGCGCTGGACTCCCAGACCGGCGAGGACGTGCTGCGGTTGTTGCGGGCCCGCTGCGACGCCGGCGCGACCGGCCTGCTGGTGACCCACGACGCCCGGCATGCCGGCTGGGCCGACCGGGTGGTGTTCCTGCGCGACGGCGTGGTGATCGATCAGACCGAGCCCTCTCCCGACTCGGACTCGCTGCTCAGTCAGACCGGTCGATGA